The Deinococcus roseus genome window below encodes:
- a CDS encoding polyamine ABC transporter substrate-binding protein — translation MKKLNTWMIGLALVSGFASAAGKELHIYNWSEYIDPQILKDFEKKTGIKVRLDLYESNEEMVAKLQAGGVSQYDVIVPSNFIVPTLINLKLVQPLDLKKIPNIKNLDPKFKKLPFDPNNKYSVAYQWGTIGLVYNKDIIKTPPTSWAVLFDPKQATKKFVMFDSIREMMSIALGYQGVDINTVDPAKVKAAGKLLLDTKKNPNFLGFDANVIGKNKVLAGTVAMAVAYNGDAARAMTESPKVGFALPKEGGSIWVDSLMVPAKAPNKDAAMQFINYLLDAKVGAQLSNFIQYATPNKASLPYINPKDRKNSAIYPSDAEIKNLKYIIDLGKDNRLYDEVWTEVKSR, via the coding sequence ATGAAAAAGCTCAACACATGGATGATTGGCCTTGCCCTGGTCTCTGGTTTTGCCTCTGCAGCCGGGAAAGAACTCCACATCTACAACTGGTCTGAATACATCGACCCCCAGATCCTGAAAGACTTTGAGAAGAAAACCGGCATCAAGGTGCGCCTGGACCTCTACGAATCCAACGAGGAAATGGTGGCAAAACTGCAGGCCGGAGGGGTCAGCCAGTACGACGTGATCGTGCCCTCCAACTTCATTGTGCCCACCCTGATCAACCTCAAGCTGGTGCAGCCTCTGGACCTCAAGAAGATCCCCAACATCAAAAATCTGGACCCCAAATTCAAGAAACTGCCCTTTGATCCCAACAACAAATACTCGGTGGCCTACCAGTGGGGCACCATCGGACTGGTCTACAACAAGGACATCATCAAGACCCCTCCAACAAGCTGGGCCGTGCTTTTTGACCCCAAACAGGCCACCAAAAAATTCGTGATGTTCGACTCGATCCGGGAAATGATGTCCATTGCCCTGGGCTATCAGGGTGTGGATATCAACACCGTGGATCCTGCCAAGGTCAAAGCTGCGGGAAAACTGCTGCTGGACACCAAGAAAAACCCCAACTTCCTGGGTTTTGATGCCAACGTGATCGGCAAGAACAAGGTGCTGGCCGGAACGGTGGCCATGGCCGTGGCCTACAACGGAGACGCTGCCCGCGCCATGACCGAAAGCCCCAAAGTCGGGTTTGCCCTGCCCAAAGAAGGCGGAAGCATCTGGGTGGACTCCCTGATGGTCCCGGCCAAAGCCCCCAACAAGGACGCTGCCATGCAGTTCATCAACTATTTGCTGGACGCCAAAGTTGGAGCGCAGCTTTCCAACTTCATCCAGTACGCCACCCCCAACAAGGCCTCTCTGCCTTACATCAATCCCAAAGACCGCAAGAATTCGGCCATTTATCCCTCGGATGCAGAAATCAAGAACCTCAAATACATCATTGACCTGGGCAAAGACA
- a CDS encoding ABC transporter permease, translating into MRRHLVSGIALATLAFLYLPMLAVGIYSVNRAKYGMVWQGFTLDWYSKLLQNQDIMEAARNTLFLAVVSTLIATVLGTMLAIALERYPWGKRAQNFFSTVLYLPVVTPDIILAASLVVGFSLVRAAFSGFELGMPSMIIGHVTFQVAFVTLVVQGRMKVFSRDLEEAARDLYASNADVLRRVLLPLLAPGIVSGAMLAFTLSLDDFVISFFTAGPTSTTLPLFIYASVRRGVTPEIHALSTLVFLVTVILVLFAERLSRRKSQ; encoded by the coding sequence ATGAGACGGCATCTGGTGTCTGGCATTGCCCTGGCAACCCTGGCCTTCCTGTACCTCCCCATGCTGGCGGTGGGCATCTACTCGGTGAACCGGGCCAAATACGGCATGGTCTGGCAGGGTTTCACGCTGGACTGGTACAGCAAACTGCTGCAAAACCAGGACATCATGGAAGCGGCCAGAAACACCCTCTTTCTGGCCGTGGTCTCCACCCTGATCGCCACGGTGCTCGGGACCATGCTGGCGATTGCCCTGGAGCGCTACCCCTGGGGAAAACGGGCACAGAATTTTTTCAGCACGGTGCTTTACCTGCCCGTGGTCACCCCGGACATCATTCTTGCAGCCTCTCTGGTGGTGGGGTTCAGTCTGGTGCGGGCGGCATTCAGCGGATTTGAGCTGGGCATGCCCTCCATGATCATCGGGCACGTCACCTTTCAGGTGGCTTTTGTGACGCTGGTGGTGCAGGGCCGCATGAAGGTGTTCTCTCGCGACCTCGAAGAGGCGGCCCGCGATCTGTATGCCAGCAACGCCGATGTGCTCAGAAGGGTGCTGCTCCCCCTGCTGGCTCCTGGCATCGTGTCCGGGGCCATGCTGGCCTTCACCCTCTCGCTGGACGATTTTGTGATCAGTTTCTTCACGGCTGGACCCACCAGCACCACGTTGCCCCTTTTCATTTACGCCTCGGTGCGCAGGGGGGTCACCCCCGAAATTCACGCCCTTTCCACCCTGGTTTTTCTGGTCACGGTCATTCTGGTGCTCTTCGCAGAGCGTCTTTCAAGGAGGAAGTCACAATGA
- a CDS encoding ABC transporter permease, with protein sequence MKNVLVWYGELTSAGSLRRRGMVFLLPALLWLLGFLVLPGLVLIVVSFAERGTYGDIVWNFSPENYKRALGFGLFGWSPDYLLILWRSVLVAGVTSLCSVLLAYPLAFFIATRPERTRYLWLTLVIIPFWTNLVIRTYAWFLLLAPESPFVKLLAALHLVTPGDALYPSAFAVYLGMVSAFLPFVVLPLYSSVERLNWNLVEAAQDLYAHPVRVFMQGILPQTLPGLTVGVILTFIPAMGMFVVPDLLGGAKYLLVGNLIQQQFGASRDWPFAAAIALGLMLLTLVALRIYRTRATEVDLV encoded by the coding sequence ATGAAAAACGTGCTGGTCTGGTACGGCGAACTCACCTCTGCGGGCAGCCTGCGCCGGAGAGGCATGGTGTTTTTGCTCCCGGCGCTTTTGTGGCTGCTGGGTTTTCTGGTGTTGCCCGGACTGGTCCTGATTGTGGTCAGCTTTGCAGAACGCGGCACCTACGGAGACATCGTCTGGAACTTCAGTCCCGAAAACTACAAGCGGGCACTGGGCTTCGGGCTGTTTGGCTGGAGCCCGGATTACCTTTTGATCCTCTGGCGCTCTGTGCTGGTGGCTGGGGTGACCAGCCTGTGCTCTGTGCTGCTGGCCTACCCACTGGCTTTTTTCATTGCCACCCGTCCTGAACGCACCCGTTACCTGTGGCTGACCCTGGTGATCATTCCGTTCTGGACCAACCTGGTGATCCGCACCTACGCATGGTTTCTGCTGCTGGCCCCAGAATCTCCTTTTGTGAAGCTGCTGGCTGCCCTGCATCTGGTCACCCCTGGAGATGCCCTTTACCCCAGCGCCTTTGCGGTGTATCTGGGGATGGTTTCGGCTTTCCTGCCTTTCGTGGTTTTGCCGCTTTACAGCAGTGTGGAGCGCCTCAACTGGAATCTGGTGGAGGCTGCACAGGATTTGTACGCCCACCCGGTGCGGGTGTTCATGCAGGGCATCCTGCCCCAGACCCTCCCTGGCCTGACCGTGGGCGTGATCCTCACCTTCATTCCTGCGATGGGCATGTTCGTGGTGCCTGACCTGCTGGGAGGCGCAAAATACCTGCTGGTGGGCAACCTGATCCAGCAACAATTCGGGGCCAGTCGGGACTGGCCGTTTGCTGCAGCCATCGCACTGGGTCTGATGCTGCTGACCCTGGTGGCTTTAAGGATTTACCGCACCCGCGCCACCGAGGTGGACCTCGTATGA
- a CDS encoding ABC transporter ATP-binding protein, with product MSVQGLRLQDINKSFAGVEALGNINLDIQSGEFFTLLGPSGCGKTTLLRIIAGFEIPDRGQVLLHGQDISQKSAMQRPVNTVFQSYALFPHLNVYENVAFGLRSKRVSGPEVDRRVKNALEMLRLTEFAQRHSHQMSGGQQQRVALARALVNEPEVLLLDEPLSALDAKLRTEVQVELRRLQHQLGTTFILVTHDQDEAMSVSDRIAVMRRGAVEQVGVPREVYATPKSRFVAEFLGLANVIQAKIEQKTATTAFGRLQLDSIPAWKDGMLVIRPERVQLCEDPPLVNTFPSKVRDVVYRGSYLEVWLDREDLRVRTPPHQHLSVGQDIYVHFPAEALVPLEVTS from the coding sequence ATGAGCGTACAGGGACTCAGATTGCAGGACATCAACAAATCCTTTGCAGGTGTCGAAGCCCTTGGGAACATCAATCTGGACATCCAATCGGGAGAGTTTTTCACGCTGCTGGGGCCTTCAGGGTGTGGCAAGACCACCTTGCTGAGGATCATTGCGGGTTTTGAGATTCCAGACAGAGGGCAAGTTTTGCTGCACGGTCAGGACATCTCCCAGAAAAGCGCCATGCAGCGGCCTGTCAACACGGTGTTTCAGTCCTACGCGCTTTTCCCGCACCTGAACGTCTATGAGAATGTGGCTTTCGGGCTGCGCAGCAAGCGGGTCTCTGGCCCAGAGGTGGACAGAAGGGTCAAGAACGCCCTGGAAATGCTGCGCCTGACAGAGTTTGCCCAGAGGCATTCCCACCAGATGTCCGGGGGGCAACAGCAGCGTGTGGCCCTGGCCCGTGCCCTGGTCAACGAGCCCGAAGTCCTGTTGCTGGATGAGCCTTTGAGTGCACTGGATGCCAAACTGCGCACAGAAGTGCAGGTGGAACTGCGCCGCCTGCAACACCAACTGGGAACCACCTTCATTCTGGTCACCCACGACCAGGACGAGGCCATGAGCGTGTCAGACCGCATTGCTGTGATGCGCAGAGGGGCTGTGGAACAGGTCGGGGTGCCCAGAGAGGTGTACGCCACCCCAAAAAGCCGCTTTGTGGCAGAGTTTCTGGGTCTGGCCAATGTGATTCAGGCCAAAATCGAACAGAAAACGGCCACCACTGCCTTTGGACGCCTGCAACTGGACAGCATTCCCGCCTGGAAAGACGGCATGCTGGTGATCCGCCCGGAACGGGTGCAGCTCTGTGAAGATCCGCCCCTGGTTAACACTTTCCCGTCTAAAGTGCGGGATGTGGTGTACCGGGGGTCTTACCTTGAGGTGTGGCTGGACCGGGAAGACCTGCGGGTCCGCACCCCTCCCCACCAGCACCTGAGTGTGGGGCAGGACATTTACGTGCACTTTCCAGCAGAGGCCCTGGTTCCGCTGGAGGTGACCTCATGA
- the gabT gene encoding 4-aminobutyrate--2-oxoglutarate transaminase: MTRAESRTQHLLDLRTQHIPRGVSNAHPIFAARAEGAKLWDVDGKEYLDFVGGIGVQNVGHSHPRVVQAVQAQLERYSHTCFQVAMYEPYIKLAERLNALAPGDFQKKTIFLTTGAEAVENAVKIARSYTGRPAIISLTSSFHGRTLLGMSLTGKAAYYKQNFGPYAPEVYHAPVPHAYRGWDAEKALEALKELFQTTIDPSRIAAILFEPVLGEGGFIPIPETYLQGLRKLADQYGFLLIADEVQTGFGRTGKMFAMEHSSVVPDLITVAKSLAGGLPLSGVIGRAEVMDAPAPGGLGGTYAGNPLACAAGLAVLDILEEDGLSQAAALGSLIQEEFHRLAEKHAFIGEVRGIGAMMALEIVQNRERRTPDAALTQRIVEIAREKGLLLLKAGMHGSVIRVLVPVTANLSDVQRGLNLLDEAMMAASGVI; the protein is encoded by the coding sequence GTGACCCGAGCCGAATCGCGAACCCAGCACCTCTTGGACCTGAGAACCCAGCACATCCCCAGAGGGGTCAGCAACGCCCATCCCATTTTTGCTGCCCGTGCAGAAGGGGCAAAACTCTGGGATGTGGACGGCAAGGAATACCTGGATTTTGTGGGAGGCATCGGGGTGCAGAATGTGGGGCACAGCCATCCCAGGGTGGTTCAGGCCGTGCAGGCACAACTGGAGCGCTACTCGCACACCTGCTTTCAGGTGGCCATGTACGAGCCTTACATCAAACTGGCTGAAAGGCTCAATGCCCTGGCCCCCGGAGACTTCCAGAAGAAAACCATCTTCCTGACCACAGGGGCAGAGGCTGTGGAAAACGCTGTGAAGATCGCCAGATCCTACACGGGCAGACCGGCCATCATCAGCCTGACCAGCTCTTTTCACGGGCGCACCCTGCTGGGCATGAGCCTGACCGGGAAAGCCGCCTACTACAAGCAGAATTTCGGGCCTTATGCACCAGAGGTCTACCATGCTCCGGTGCCCCACGCTTACCGCGGCTGGGATGCCGAAAAAGCACTGGAAGCCTTGAAAGAGCTGTTCCAGACCACCATTGATCCCAGTCGGATTGCAGCCATCCTCTTTGAACCGGTGCTGGGAGAAGGGGGTTTCATTCCCATTCCAGAAACCTACCTGCAAGGGCTTCGCAAACTGGCCGACCAGTACGGTTTCTTGCTCATTGCAGATGAGGTGCAGACCGGGTTTGGACGCACCGGGAAGATGTTTGCCATGGAGCATTCCAGCGTGGTTCCTGACCTGATCACCGTGGCCAAGAGTCTCGCAGGAGGTTTGCCCCTCTCGGGCGTGATTGGCCGTGCAGAGGTGATGGACGCGCCTGCTCCCGGAGGACTGGGCGGAACTTACGCCGGAAACCCTCTGGCCTGTGCTGCAGGTCTGGCGGTGCTGGACATTCTGGAAGAAGACGGGCTTTCCCAGGCCGCTGCGCTGGGTTCCCTGATTCAGGAAGAATTTCACAGGCTGGCTGAAAAACACGCTTTCATTGGAGAGGTGCGTGGGATTGGGGCCATGATGGCCCTGGAAATCGTGCAAAATAGAGAGCGTCGCACCCCCGACGCGGCCCTCACCCAGCGCATTGTTGAGATTGCGCGTGAAAAGGGCCTCTTGCTTCTGAAGGCTGGAATGCACGGATCGGTGATCCGGGTTCTGGTGCCTGTGACTGCAAATTTATCCGATGTACAGCGTGGTTTAAACCTTCTCGATGAAGCCATGATGGCGGCCAGTGGGGTGATATGA